Genomic segment of Murdochiella vaginalis:
GTTGTACTGCTTCACCGTGATGAAATCCGCGTACAGCCCTCCATTCTGTTGCAGATGATCGATGAAATTGAAATCGAGTGCTTGCCGGGCGATATTCCGGCGCAGGCGGAAGTCGATGTCGAGAATATGCAGATCGGTGACGTCCTTACTGTGGCGGATCTCGATGTGGCCAAGAACGATAAGGTTCAAGTTCTCATCGATGAAAACGAGCCGGTAGCCTCCCTCAGCGAGCCGCAAGAAGAATCGATCGAAGAAGAGGAAGAGACCACAGAAGCAGCGGATGTTCCGGTTGTTGGCGAAGAAGACAAAGAAGCCGAAGAAGAATAACCGAAACGAACACAGCAAGTGGACGGAGGCGGGAAATCGCCTCCGTTTTTTCGTTGGACGAAAGGAACGCCATGAGCGCAGAATACGGTATTTCTCCTATCTATATGGATTATGCGGCGACCACTCCCATGCCGGAAGAAGTGGTGGCGGCAATGCTGCCTTATTTTGGAGAGCGTTTTGCCAATCCCAGCAGCACGCATCCGATGGGCAGCGCTATTCACTGGGAAACCATTCAGGCGCGCGAAAAGCTTGCCTTTTTACTCAATGTGCAGCCGCGAGAGCTGGTGCTCACTTCCGGGGGGACGGAGGCCGATAATCAGGCGATTTGGACGGGGCTTCGCTATGCGAAAACTTGCTTTTCCTGCGGGAAGGAGAAACCGCAAACGTCATTGCAAATGGCGCCGCAGGAGCAGCCGCAAAGGCCGATGCGAATGGCGCCGCAAAAGCCGCATTTTATTTCCACGGAAATGGAGCATGAGGCGATTCTTGCGCCGCTCCATTTTCTGGAGCAGGAAGGCCTGGCGGATGTGACATTGCTGCATCCGGGTCCCTCCGGCATCATCACGCCTTCCGCACTGGATGCGGCGATTCGTCCCGAAACCGTTTTGGTTTCCATCATGGCAGTGAACAACGAAGTTGGCACGATACAGCCCATTGCGGAGCTCGCACAAATCGTTCGGGCGCGGTCGGGCAAACACCGCATTCTTTTTCATACCGATGCGGTGCAGGCGGCGGGGCATCTTCCCATCGATATGCAGGAATGGGACGTGGATATGCTGTCGCTTTCTGCGCACAAATTCGGCGGTCCGAAAGGCGTGGGTCTGTTGGTCTCTCGTCATCCGGTTGTGCCTTCGCCCTTTCTGCTGGGCGGTGCGCAAGAGCGCGGCCTTCGGGCGGGAACAACCAATGTGGCAGGCCTGATCGGCATGACAAAAGCATTGGAAATCAGCCGTTTGCATCGCCAAGAAGAGGAGTTGCGTTTGACGGCACTGGGAAACGCTTTAGCGGATGGCCTTTCGTCCCTTCCCGGCGTGCTGCTTACGGTTGCTCGTGAAGATCGTCTGCCGAGCATTGTGCATATCACCGTTGCGGGCCTTTCGCAGGATGTGTTGCTGGCACAGCTGGGTCGCCGGGGCATTTCCGCATCTGCCGGTTCGGCGTGTCAGGCGGGGGCCAACGTGGAGAGCCACGTGCTTCGAGCGCTGGATGTGGCGCCGGAACGTCGCCGCAGTGCGCTTCGCTTTTCGCTTGGAGCGCAG
This window contains:
- a CDS encoding 50S ribosomal protein L25 yields the protein MTEYKLNATKREGSGKNRVDKLRAAGQIPAVIYQKGEENALIQVKDLEFAHVYNKAGSSSLVDVTVDGEVKTVLIKEVQRHPYRNEVLHIDFQGVRMDEVVRLMVPVVLLHRDEIRVQPSILLQMIDEIEIECLPGDIPAQAEVDVENMQIGDVLTVADLDVAKNDKVQVLIDENEPVASLSEPQEESIEEEEETTEAADVPVVGEEDKEAEEE
- a CDS encoding cysteine desulfurase family protein, with the protein product MSAEYGISPIYMDYAATTPMPEEVVAAMLPYFGERFANPSSTHPMGSAIHWETIQAREKLAFLLNVQPRELVLTSGGTEADNQAIWTGLRYAKTCFSCGKEKPQTSLQMAPQEQPQRPMRMAPQKPHFISTEMEHEAILAPLHFLEQEGLADVTLLHPGPSGIITPSALDAAIRPETVLVSIMAVNNEVGTIQPIAELAQIVRARSGKHRILFHTDAVQAAGHLPIDMQEWDVDMLSLSAHKFGGPKGVGLLVSRHPVVPSPFLLGGAQERGLRAGTTNVAGLIGMTKALEISRLHRQEEELRLTALGNALADGLSSLPGVLLTVAREDRLPSIVHITVAGLSQDVLLAQLGRRGISASAGSACQAGANVESHVLRALDVAPERRRSALRFSLGAQTTQEEVTYVVEALRACCARRDA